One segment of bacterium DNA contains the following:
- a CDS encoding biopolymer transporter ExbD translates to MAFPASKRKRIEGHLKKPEQLRLTSMIDMFTILLVFLLKSYSAVEFNVQISKDLHLPTSISQKLPVETVILTVAQNSVLVDGEVVANVDQEFEIVGAERDAIELPTLTAVLKNKYSRFSRQAKGRGEEFRGDITIQADQDIPYKLVKRVIKSAGDAGFANFKLMAFKEERAG, encoded by the coding sequence GCAAGCGCATCGAGGGCCACCTGAAAAAGCCCGAACAGCTCCGGCTTACGAGCATGATCGACATGTTCACCATCCTGCTCGTGTTCCTGCTCAAGTCCTATTCGGCGGTCGAATTCAACGTCCAGATTTCCAAGGATCTGCATCTGCCGACCTCGATCAGCCAGAAACTGCCGGTGGAGACCGTCATCCTGACCGTCGCGCAGAACTCCGTGCTGGTCGATGGCGAGGTCGTCGCCAACGTGGATCAGGAATTCGAGATCGTGGGCGCCGAGCGCGACGCCATCGAACTGCCGACGCTGACCGCGGTTTTGAAGAACAAATACTCACGCTTTTCGCGCCAGGCCAAGGGCCGGGGCGAGGAATTTCGCGGCGATATCACGATTCAGGCCGACCAGGATATCCCATACAAACTCGTCAAGCGCGTCATCAAAAGCGCGGGCGACGCGGGCTTTGCGAACTTCAAACTGATGGCCTTCAAGGAAGAGCGGGCCGGATGA